The Clupea harengus chromosome 26, Ch_v2.0.2, whole genome shotgun sequence region ACATACTATACTAACTGGCTGTGCAAGAAAATGGTGATAAAAAGTTGTAAAATTGCAAAACCTTTCATGTGATGTAAAGGTGTACATATGCAACATAGACATATGAGCGTGTATGTACACGTAAGCATAtcaatacatacatgtacatattacTGTGGTTGTGTATATAATTCTAAGCACTAATTAAGTATAGACTgaaaaaatgtacacacacacaccatgttggCATATGGTCAATATATGTCAACAATGATGCTATTTCATTTATTGAAATGTATTGCATATACTTAGTAGAATACATAGAAATCTGAAAAATTCAAcctgtgaaatatgaaatgttccACCAAAGATCTACTTATTGTTTCTTATACCTACGGGGTGGATACAttgagtaataataataataataataataaatataacaaTATGTCCTCAAATGTAAAACTTACCACAATGGTCTCAGATGAATAGGATTGTCCAGTAGAAGAGTTGGGTGGCACAACTTGGACTGATTTAACCGCACTCACTGACTCACCTGCAGAGTATGATCCAAGAACAGTCAGTTATATGTTGGGGTGGATGGCCTGGATTTACATACACTGACAACCAAATGACAGCAGTGCTTAATGTAGGGGGCAGAGATTAGGTTTTCTGGGTCATTGTATGTGCAGTAAGGTGATACAGGGGTCGCCCTGGAGGAGcagacaaaataataataagaaaccTAAACAAAATAACGaaaattttatttaatttgtgagtttatggctagagagagagagaggtatgtgaTGACTGCTGTCTGGCTGCACCAGTGCAGCAGATGGGCAGTTTGAAAACATATCAGTCGGAAATTGAATTCTTACATTGATTGATTCGTTTGCAATGACAAGACAATAGCCAATTAGATAATTAGACTCCAAATGGGAGCGcttctgttgttttgtcttgtcttgaTTCATTGTTTTGTTACAACACCACTGAGTTGTCATGTGGATGCATGTTTCAGTGTTCGGGACCATGATTTGTATGCCTCTCCGGTTACAGATCTGTGAAATGATGCTTAAGAAAACATGCTGCGCAACTGATGCGTCATGTAAATAAATGCTAGATGGGGACAATGCAAATAATCATTACATAACAGCTGGCCGTCATGTTAAGCAATCCATATGTTAATGCTGGTGCTTGCAATTACAGGAGTCAGGACTATACGCAGGTAAGTCGGCATGTGTAAGAGGTTACAGAGGATTTGCTCATTTCCGCACCCGAGTGCCAACTTGCATCACCTGTTTACACAGTACCTGGATCTCCATGTTAGACAGTGTGTCTTCAGtaatcttcatcttcctcactgCATGGCCCCCACCCTCCTACTCCCAGACAGTCTTTTGagcccacaacccccccccccattccccccCCCGATTCGCCTCCTATTAAGTTATATGAACCAATCAGGGCCCAGCAAAGTGGGGAAACCATGTTATGGTTCCAGATAAACAGCACTCATTGGCTGGGGTCCTCAGTGCTATTCCCTTTGAGCTGCTTTTATATGGAGAGGCCCCAGGTGAGGGAGCGCTATATTGAGGAAGGGGCCCATTTTGGATGCATACTCAGAGGGCCACGCACACTATTCATCGGTCTGAAGACGCTCTCTcgcagaggaaaacagagacTGTTTTCAGCATTTGTGGCAAGTACAACCTATTCTTATGAAAATGATCCACTTAAGAGCATCAAGTAGATATTAAGCGAAGAAGTGCTAAATATATTTCTTGCTaatatatttcattatttagaACTATAATTATCACCAAAACAGTATGATTGAAAATGAGTTATGAGTTAAAGGATTAAGAACCAAATTAGATGATTTGTGAAATATGGTCTGTGAGAAGTTTAAAATTTTTTGTCATTTGAAGTGTACAAAAAACTTTGAATACATTTTCTAAGTTTTCTTCAACCAACCTTCAATACAATTTTAATTCCTAACAGACAACTCTCCAGGAGATACAAAGAAACTAATTTCTTACATGCTAAAGTAAAATTTTCAAACAAATCCTCATGGCTTCATGTGATtttatgtgttttcatgtggTCGTGTGATTGTCTTTCATCTGCAGAACACCATCGCCTtcctcacctcttctcctcAAGATGAGTAACCTCACACTCAGCCCGAATGCAACAAGCCCAGGGTCGCTATCCGGCCGGCCGCCCTGGTACCAGTATGACGTGTGTGCTGTGGCGCCGTACGGCTTCATCTTCTACTTTGGCGTGAAGGTGTTCAACCTGGCAGTGGGCTTCCCCACCAACATGCTGGTGATATGGAAGGTGGCCACGAGCAAGAGCGAAGGCTCTACCTCAGACATCTTCATCTTCAACCTGGCCATCCTGGACGCCTTCTTCTGCCTCATGACGCCCATCGACTTTGTCAACCGCCTGATCCTGGACAACGAGCAAATCTGGCACTTCCAGCTCTTCTACTACGGAGTCAAGGACACGGCACCACTCTTCCTCACCTGCATCTGCCTGGACCGCTATGTTGCCGTGGTGCACCCCATCCTCTTCACGGGCATCCGTGACAACCGCATCCGGACGGCCGTGACGGCGCTGGTGTGGGGGCTCATCCTGGCCTACGCGCTCACCAAGTCCCTCCTGGGCGTGCGGAGCACCACCGAGATCTTCAGCGGGTTCATCCTCTTCGCCTTTGCCCTCATGGTCTTCTGCAACCTGTCCATCGTCTGGGTGCTGCGCAAGTCCGTGGCGGGCAAGGAGACCATGAACCCGGTGAAGAAGAGAGCCTTCAAGATGGTGCTGATCGTGATGGGCATCATCGTGTGCAACTACCTGCCCCCCGTGGCAACGATGCCCTTCGTGGCTTACTACACCTTCGTGGCGTTCCGCTGCCACATCAGCATCTCGGTGTTCTCCATCATGGACCTGAGCTGCAGCATCGAGCCGCTGCTCTACCTCAGCAAGATGGAGAAGCTGGCTTGCTGTGCCTGCTTCCAGAGCCCCCAGAAGAAGCCTGCTGAAGTGACTGTATAGAGGAAGCACACGCTGAAAACAAGTAATTGATTCATCTGATGTACTGGTTTTAAAACCCAGATAAATGAATTTCTATTAATTGCATTAATTATTAGTTATTTATTACAAACTTTAGAATACCTGTCTCTGTTACAGTTAATGCTTTTCAAATGTACTATATCCTGTACTATTGCACAATTTGTCAGAAGCCCCGTGAAGAAACCGATACTGGAACCTAGAGataacacagacaaaaacagaaaagctGGCTTACCCTGTCTCCAGTGCTCGAGATTGCTTGTGGAGAGCTAATCACATGCACAACATAAGACATGGTTCCAGAAAGCTACTTAGTAAATCTAATGGAGAGTGTTTTCAACCTCCATAAATACCACCAGcttgcctctccctctcagagAGCACCTTGACTGTACTGTTTTTTGCTACACTCTTCACGTGTGCTGCAGCTTGTCTCATTGTGGCTTGTTTACCCATCATGAAAAAGCCTCCTCCCTGGCTGAGACACACGCAACACGGTTTCTCTAGAGCCCAACAGTGTCCTGGTGCCCCATTCTCACCTCAGTAATTAGTCACTTAACGACTCGCAAATGCAGATTGTAATTAAATTGGTAAGAGAGTCATTAGTAACCAGGCAGGGCACACTGGGCTGAGGACTACAGATGGTGCACACTGTGTAtgtaagaaaaaaacacaacataatTAATTAAAAGATGCAATTAGTGGAGACAGTGTCAATGCAAAATGAAATACAGAATACCCAAGAGAGCGGAGTATGAGATAAATAATGTGAAAGCTGATTTGTAGCGTTTATTATCTGTGTCAACTTCAAACAGAATTCAGGATAAAAAATAAGTCCGTTTTACAAGGCCATGGCATGGATTGACATGGATTAATAAATGAATGGCATGGATAAATAAAATATCTTTGAAAACCTATCAAGCTTTGTGTTTCAgctacattttctttttaattcaTTGTTCTATCAGTGCTATCATCACGATCAAACCATTTGTGTTTGTAGATTGTGCCTCTGCCACTCTACTGTGCCCTCTAGTGGTTTAAAGGGGAAATCACTACCAGCCAGAACCCCCAAAACTTCTAGTTCAAGCATTTTATCTAAACCAAACATCCAGAGATTATTCAACAAATCATACAAATGGAAGGAAAACATGGGCAACAGAATATTTGATAGGAATGCTTAGTATGGAGTAGGAGTATAAAGTACACAGACTGTTTACAGAGTACATTTACTGGGTTCTAAATtctaaatcagaatcagaatcaggtttattggccaagtaagttttcACAAAGAAGGAATTTGACTCCAGGTTAAGTGGCTCTCattgtacttacacaaaatatacaacacagcacaaaacaatacaacagaacAGCACAACGGTCTGagaaatataagaaatatatacagggaggaatggctatatacaggagctgtgaactgtaaacacaacaagtagtgcaaagagtggaGAGTGCCAGAAGTGCAGGGATACATATTAAATGGAAGAGAATGACGTAAGAAGTACAGCATATACAGCCTGTATAGTTATACAGTAAAGGGTGGAATGTATTGCACATTTCGTATTTAAGATatgagataaaataaataaatatgataaatataatttgtggttgtaattgtacagtggttgttttggtggtccagggttattgcacagtgccacagtgaaTTAGCTGTTCATTTGTGAGACGgctagggggaagaaactgtttctgtgtctggaggttttggcgaacagtgttcTGTAGCGCCTACCGGAGCTGGAATAGGTTGTGTCCAGGGtttgaggggtctgcagtgattttcaCATTTTATTGGAACTTCAGCAATACAATGGGGAATCCTCCTGTACACCAAAGATCAAACAAGAGGTAGTGCCCGCCCGGTTGTTCTTTATATTATACACCACACAGCTGATTCGGTTGTAAGCATGAAGCCATAAAACCAAGCGGATGGGGATTTTTTATGAGGCATTTTTACATGAAGTACCAGCATAACCTTCAGTGATGTATTTCTTTTATATAACATTTCTATTTTATAACATTTCTATGATTATTTATAGAGGCAAAATTATGATTGCCACTTAAAGTAAACTcatcagaaatgttttgttATACTACAAATCATGGCTAATAGTAGTTCCTCTGGGCCCTGAATTATAAGGAACTGTTTCTCTGGGCACTAAGTTATAAGGAACTGTGCCTTGGTTCTTTGGAATGAGAAAGTGACAAAACACATGACCAGCTTTGCCAGAAAAAGGATGTGAGGATGGCAAACAATAGCACACAGCCTTTACATTTCATCCACCTGAGGTAGTGTCATACTGAAACAGACTACTTTCACCATGAGTCAGAACTTGCTCCACTGGTGatgtggaagggggggggggggggggggggaatcaaaTTTTACAGTGAGATTTAACATGAGCATGATTTCCAACACGAGGGCCCTTGCTCTTTGATTTGGGATTAGCCAGGGGGGAGCTTAAAGTGGGCAAGCAAAGGATGGAGATGATTCAGAGGAGCCAGGACTGAACAGCAGACCCAGAAAACGCTAGTAACCATAGGTTTCAAATGAAAAACATttaggtgggggttgggggccTAAGGCAATGAATAGAAAAAGGCTTAACTGAAGGAAGCAGCATACTGGAATAGGCTATTACTTATCTTGTTCATGCTCACACTTGTTTACTCTCATAAACCTCTCTGGCATTTGACTCCTCTGGTATT contains the following coding sequences:
- the LOC105910143 gene encoding G-protein coupled receptor 35, with the protein product MLMLVLAITGVRTIRRTPSPSSPLLLKMSNLTLSPNATSPGSLSGRPPWYQYDVCAVAPYGFIFYFGVKVFNLAVGFPTNMLVIWKVATSKSEGSTSDIFIFNLAILDAFFCLMTPIDFVNRLILDNEQIWHFQLFYYGVKDTAPLFLTCICLDRYVAVVHPILFTGIRDNRIRTAVTALVWGLILAYALTKSLLGVRSTTEIFSGFILFAFALMVFCNLSIVWVLRKSVAGKETMNPVKKRAFKMVLIVMGIIVCNYLPPVATMPFVAYYTFVAFRCHISISVFSIMDLSCSIEPLLYLSKMEKLACCACFQSPQKKPAEVTV